gaattaatttgaacaaatttaaaaatgattttctcaatatttagatttttttgcacgctcagattccagattttcatataCCGGTAGATGTATTTCAGctaaatattgtccaatcctaataaaccatacatcaatggaaagcatattcagctttcagatgatgtataaatctcaatttcgactggtttgtggcccagggtcacatattacagTTCCAATGATCAATGATCATTTATCAATTATCAGGATAATTCTAATATGACGATCTGCTGCTCTCAAAAGCATAGGGAATTTATGAGGGATGCTAGGGTTAAGCGACCGTACTTAAGCGACCGTagcaatcatttttaaataattaataattagagTATATAAATATGGAACCATTGCTATAGTCCTTTTGGCCACATCTGAAACGAGTCATACTCGAGAAGTTAAAGTACACACTAGAGAACGGTGCTTTTTCAAGGATGTGCTCGAATGCATTGACAGGGTAAGAACATAATGTGTTTAAAACACAAGAAATATTAGAGAGGAAGACAATGAGAAGGCGAGACGTGTGAAGTTAGTAGAGACGAATCCAAGCAAAGGTGCTTCAACTAAATActgaatctatctatctttcttttaTCCCCACTAATGTCAACATCAAACccttgattattattaatgttgacaaCAGTTGCGCTGCTTCAAAATTCTCTGAATAACAACATTACCATTCAGGTGTTTAGGAAAAGTATGATTCAAGGATGCAATAAATagtttaaagtgaaagtaaatacatttataatgcttaaaaaaagaattctacttcaataaaagctgttctttttaactttatgttcatctgtgaatcctgaaaaataaaatgcttcacagtttccacaaaaacattcagcagcacaagtgttttcaacatcgataataatcagaaatgtttcttgagcattaaatcatcatattagaatgatttctgaagatcatctgacactgaagactggaggaatgatgctaaaaaatacAGTTGCACGTCAcacgaataataataattttgaagaaataaatccagcattggtgagcaaaataaataaataaatcatatatacaGTTGACGGTGCCCTCAAACATTATTAGAACACTTATAAATGCACTGTACGAATGTCTGTAGACAAATTATATAAAAGCAAGTGCaatttatttcaaagaaataatgttttccaataaaacatttcactaagataaaatatttaatgatgaaTCTGATAATGCATTGAGTTCCACTAACCTGGCTGTTGATGTTGTTATTTTCTCCGAACACCAGCCAGCCTCCGACACAGGCAGCGAGGAACGAGTGCGTCTGCAGTGGTCTTCCCTGTAAACGCTGCTGGAGCGCCTGCAGACCTTTATACGTGAACACAAAGCAGGCCAGATTCCTGGAGTGAGTGTACGTGGCCTGAGCGATCGCCCTCAACTTCTCTCTCAGACTGAAGATCATGTGCAGAGACAAAGCAAAGGTTAGatttgattgattattgtccagactaaaatgcatgtttgagccATTGTAAATGAATATGAAAGTTGCAAcggaatatcttaaaatatgcaagtgcactgatttttttttcatttttttctaatgcacatttacaaaaaaaaaagacttaaatgcattaatttcacTACAGCTTCATGCTGGATTAATATATCTGTTGTAGTCATGGTATATCTGAATATTATAGAACTATTTCGACAGTAAAGCGGGATGGAGTTATCTGAGAGGTCAAAGTTCACTTCACCTGCCACTTCTGAACAGAAACGTCATCACTAGGGCGTGAGGGGCACGGATTTTAGCCCCAtacctgaaaaaagaaaaataaagaaacatttgaCTCTCTTTATATGAGCAGTATATAATTAcaacttttcatttatttgaatatcTAGTTAGCAATATACAGACCTATTACTTGATGTTGATTTATTATAACACTCATAACACTCTATATATCCATATAATTTCAAAAcgcaaaatgcattataattaaaaTTGCTGCATGTTCAGAAGTAAACAATATTAGAATTACAACAGTGTCCTTGCATTAGTTACCAAACACGCATAAAAGGCCGTTTAAAGGTCATTCAGACTCACACAGCTCCATTCCTGAAGCCTTTGACGACTGCCAGAGCAgatttatatttgtgttgttgcAGGAGATTGTTGAGTGTGTATAATAAAGTTTTGAAGAGATCTGAAGATGCCATGACTCTCCTTCTGGACGGACGCCTCTCAGTGTAACACACGCGGAAACATTCCGGCTCAAAACACTTCCGCTTACGAAGAACGCTTGTATAAAACATCacaactgaattttttatttattttattattaattttattttttatctgtgccTAGGTAAGATTTCTGAagtcttaataaataaaatctgagaAGGggtttatgagtttttttttttttttttttcattgaagtaGGTCAGAGAGGGTCATTACTGAGGTTTAGCACGAGAGGGCGCTGCTAACTTCATATTTCATCCCTTTTAACTTTAGGTCTGaaactataatgctataataaacagaaaagatGAATTCATTGTTTACCTGGGTCTCCAGTCTATGATTACCTAACCTCAGCTCATACCCTGGCAACAAATctgtgtgtatattattttaattattattattttttttttaagtgtactgccttaatataataataataaataaataaaaaaacactgtaataaaGGCCTTAACCTATCGTTCGTTCTTTTGTCACGTAACGTGACAGCATTGgatagagaaattaatttacaaactTCCTTACAAACGGGTGCATAGtcattattataatcataatcattagcatcattataattatttattcttaCAGTTTCTGGTTATAAattgtagctttttacttcttacagtttataaatgtgtgaatttctgtcaGGATGGTTATTTCCATACACTGAATAttgtaacaaaggtaataaagagttggttattatcattattaagtCTCTtttcggctcagactgcattgactgaaaccagagacaggtgcatctcaatgttCATATACTGTTCATCCTAAATAGTGTGTGAGATGagaataagtgtgtcccaaagcatagtatgttgaaaagagtatacCAAAAGTCCCCGGATGGTCTAGTATTTCAGGTCGATTTTTGAAGTGTGGATCCATGAACGCTCTAATGGCTAAAATTGACCACAATCCATAAGTCcagaactacaaaaataaaatgcgttataaaaactacaaacatgacGGATGCGCATGATCGACGGTTAGGTAGAGAGGGTTACAGAAAGGGGTTTGAGTtattaataatcaacatttaacttggtaaaaactatttatttattatttgttatttgtatttcatCTGCAACAGCAAAGCGAGTTTGTATAAACATCCATTTGGGTGTTAACTTTTAAAAACACCAGTTGTTAAAAACCCGAAAGAGTACGTACTTTAAGGGCGTAGTATTAGAATGAACACTGAGACTAGACCATAGACTGTTATGTGGGCTAGACTAATTCCAGTACAAAACCTgtatgcgcatgcgcgactgaacgaatcactcgagatgactcgttcttcccgagtcacattaaagattcgtttaaaatgaacgaatcgttcaagaacgaccctTCTCTAGTTCTCAGTGCGAAGGGAGTCCTGTGAAGATGAGTAACGTTACTCGGTGAGGATGGACACACAGCAAATCCTGCGACTCTTGATCGTTTTATCAGGACTGACCGGGGCATGTGATGGTAAGTATGACGTGTTTGTTTATTTCGGCAGTGTTTTGTTTACAGCTGTGTGTCGGCTAAACGTTAGGTGttttaaatacaacaacaacatggCGCTGGGATTTAATGACTGGCACCATAAACTCTCTGCCTTTTCGCTGACTTTCTCTCTgtctaaaacattaatttatggTGTGCTTGACGTTATATTTCATATACGtgctgtttaaaaacagtaataacgCAGGATGACTGTGTTTTATGATCTCAAAGGTGAAGGGCTAGCATGCTAACAGGCTAACTTAATTTAATACGAGGCTTCAGAACAACTAAAATCAGCTCAAAGGCTCGTGTTTAACTTCAGATGTGTCTCAATATGTTTTGAAAGAGTtcataaattgtgaattgttacATTTGACATTCACTTgggtttaattttctttaaaagctGTTTTCATTGAG
The Carassius auratus strain Wakin chromosome 31, ASM336829v1, whole genome shotgun sequence DNA segment above includes these coding regions:
- the pxmp4 gene encoding peroxisomal membrane protein 4, encoding MASSDLFKTLLYTLNNLLQQHKYKSALAVVKGFRNGAVYGAKIRAPHALVMTFLFRSGSLREKLRAIAQATYTHSRNLACFVFTYKGLQALQQRLQGRPLQTHSFLAACVGGWLVFGENNNINSQINMYLLSRILFALSRLAVEKGLVPQPRKDPFPLFGALVWGIVLWLFEYHPHTLQPSLQSSMNYLYHDSNTWHDISDFLIYNKPKTK